The nucleotide sequence CTTCCGCGTGACCTACGTCCGCAACATCACCGACATCGACGACAAGATCATCCGGCGCGCGGCCGAGAACGGCGAATCGATCGGCGAGCTGACCGCGCGCTTCATCGGCTACATGGACGAGGACGCGGCTGCGCTCGGCGTGCAGAAGCCCGACCACGAGCCGCGCGCGACCGGGTACATCCGCGAGATGCTCGCGCTGATCGGCGAGCTCGAGTCGAACGGGCTCGCCTACCGGGTGCCGAGCGGCG is from Candidatus Eisenbacteria bacterium and encodes:
- a CDS encoding class I tRNA ligase family protein, with translation MLKLYNTLSRLKETFVPIEPGRVRMYVCGMTVYDYCHIGHARVMVVFDVVQRWLRASGFRVTYVRNITDIDDKIIRRAAENGESIGELTARFIGYMDEDAAALGVQKPDHEPRATGYIREMLALIGELESNGLAYRVPSG